The Rattus norvegicus strain BN/NHsdMcwi chromosome 2, GRCr8, whole genome shotgun sequence nucleotide sequence GTCAGTCCTCAGCGCAGCCCCCACTGTTTAGCTGGCTTTCGCAGATAGATAGCTTTGGGTCTGAGGAGACAGGTTGGGCTGAGCCCAAAAGGAGGAGCTAAAACCTGTGTGCAAAATCTGGGAATCCCTCGGAGCACAGGTGAGAGCCAGAATGAGCAGAAAGAGCCCACATTTCTGGTAAAGAGACCCCGTGACCAGTTCCAGCCACTCTTAGTCCCGCCCAGACTGGGAATTCATATAAAGGCCCAAGGAGAGCCCAAGAGGTCACAGTGCTGGCTGTAAGGGGCTGGGAGCACCGGTCACCCAGACACTATGAATTGGTCCTTGCAACTCCGGAGTTTCATTCTATGCTGGGCGCTTTTACTACTTTCTCCAACGGGCCTGGCAGTAAGTGCTCTTCAGAAGCCATattgtttgagagagagagagagagagagagagagagagagagagagagagagagagagagagagagagagagagaaccactggcaaatatatttttgtttttctcccacAGCAGTACACTGCTACTAGAGATAACTGTTGCATCCTAGATGAGAGATTCGTAAGTAGTTTCTGTGTCGCCCTCTTTCCCGGAAGTAGAGAAAGGTGGGAAACAGGGCGGTACTTTCATGTATCAGTTAAGCTTTTGGGAAACGGTTTACTATGTAAGGGTAGTAACTAAAACTTATCTCCTCAGGTGTTTAATTATCTGCTTACTGACTTTGCAGGGTAGTTACTGCCCAACCACTTGTGGCATCTCAGACTTCCTGAATTCTTACCAAACCGACGTGGACACTGACCTCCAGACTCTGGAAAACATCTTACAACGAGCTGAAAACAGAACCACAGAAGCCAAGGAACTGATTAAAGCCATCCAGGTTTACTACAACCCAGACCAACCCCCAAAGCCGGGTGAGGAAACCCACTGTGGAGTTAGTTACCTTTCCTGCTTTCGGTTGTGCTATTTGCTTAAGTGACTTTTCTGTCCCTGGCCCTGTGACAGGTATGATAGAGGGTGCCACTCAGAAGTCTAAGAAGATGGTAGAAGAAATCTTGAAGTACGAAGCACTGTTACTAACCCATGAGTCGAGTATCCGGTATGTGTCTGGGTTTTAATGTACTCCCCAAGGCTCCTGGagatttttacttaaaattccACACTTCAAAGAAAGTGATCTTGGAATTTAGTTTTCATTTAGAGTATAAAGTCTCCCAGTGGGGATAAGAGAATTTAGTACAAAATGAGTTGTACTAgcttgtaatttttaaattacattggAGAAAGGTTATTATAGATATCTTTGAATGCCATTCTGGCTCTATTGACTTGAATGTCCCCATCCCCTTAcaatataaaaccaaatacatgGGAACTGAAGTGTGGAAATGCTCTTCACAAATATGTTACCAAATCCACACTAATAAATCAGAGAACAGACAGAAGGAGGATCTTGGCTGCTATAGCAATTCATGTCCAaggtgaaggagaaaggaaacgTTTTGGAGCTCCTTGACCAGAGTACATGGACCTGAAATTATTTCTCGTCCCCGTCCTCACGTCTAGCTGCCCAGAGACTCTGGGCATGGAAGCGCAGggatagttttaactccttttcctgtttcccccCAAACTAAACGCACAGCACCGTCGGAAACTGAGCTAGATGGCCACTGGGGGAAGTGGCCTCCAAcacacttctcctcctcctgtgatCAGAGGGTAGGGCTTAGTGCTGCTATAGTTATCATTCCATTGCTTTTGCTCATCACTAGAGGGTAAGAAAACTGTTGTGAGAAAATGTCTAAGACAGGGAAATAAGGCGGTCCACCATTGTGTCCCTCTGCTTTACTTCAAAGACAGACCCAGTGGTCTGGGCATTGTGCATACTCTCTGTCATGTCTGAATATTTTTGAGCAACCATGCAAAGGATGACCAAGGCAGAATTCTCACTTTCCCCACCTGTTTTCAAGAGCTataggaccagaaaaggaaagtaTCTGCCCTTTCATGTCTGGGAATGCCCCAGGGACTTTTCCCATGTAAGTTATAGAACAAACAGAAATTCCCAAATGGCACACAGAGCTCCCATCGCTCTGATTCCTCTTAGCCAGACCTACCTCCCACAATTACCTGAGCCTCCTTATGGAGAAGGCAGGAGTCAGCAAAGCCACCTGTAGTGACCTTTGTTTATTGACAGGGACTTCTCCATTCCTGTTCAAAGTCGAGACCACCTGCCTGACCCACCCAATTCTCCTCCACAAGGCTTCAATTTAATTTTACAATTAGCAATTTTACAATTTCCCAAGACAGAAGTAATTTATCACAAAGGAGTTCTCCAGAAAATAAAGCAGCCTTTCTAACAGGGAAGATTAAAAAACCCTGTCTTCCGAAAAGGACCGCTTAGCCCCCTCTTCCCGCACCGCTCTGTTTCTAGGTATTTACAGGACATCTATACTTCAAATAAGCAGAAGATCACGAACCTGAAACAGAAGGTGGCCCAGCTTGAAGCTCAGTGCCAGGAGCCTTGCAAGGACTCTGTGCGAATCCATGACACAACCGGAAAAGGTACACACGAACTTAATCCTGGGATCAGGGTCATCAAAGCAAGCAGCCAAAATAAAAGCAGTGGTGCACCTCGCACTGTACAGCAAGCTTGGAAAGTATCTGACCTTAAAGCTAAGGGTTCCGACCAGCCAGGGCTCCCTTGGGGATTAGTCAGTAATTGGGAAGGGATGACAATAGGCAGACTAGAGAGGCTGCTGATGCATTAACACCGCCTGGGGTTGGAGCCACTGCCCACTGCTGTGGTTTTACTTGCCCTTTCTTCTCCAGATTGTCAGGATATCGCCAACAAGGGTGCCAAAGAAAGTGGACTTTACTTCATTCGGCCTTTGAAAGCCACGCAGCAGTTCTTAGTGTACTGTGAAATCGACGGATCTGGAAATGGCTGGACCGTATTGCAGAAGGTAAGGGCCTCTGACTGcatatgtattaaaaaaaatggccCACGTTGCTCCAGATGGTTCTCTAAGCATAACTCTCACCTCGGCCTCTTTGAGATGAGGACTGGTCTCACCTTAACCCACAGAAGAGACGGAAGCATGAGATCGCCTAGGTAATGAGGAACAGGCAGTGTTTGAATCCAGCAGCCAGGCTTTGCGGTGCTCTGAGGCAACACCATGCTGACTGTCACAGAAGCCAAGTCCTTTAGTGAGGTGACATGGCGGAAGCCTCTTTCCTCAGATCAAGAGCTAAGGCTGGCCCTTAACAATAACCCACAGCCTCTCTGAGGATAtaattgggcagctcacaacaaaGCCTTTTTGGCATCCGCCTGTCTGGTACCCACTGCAAAACTGGCCTTTTTACCTTGTAAGCTTATGAGTTCTGAAGACCTCCATGGGTCTTTTAAAAGTGcacaactaaaacaaaaaacaaaattagcAGCAACGACAAAAATGTCCATACCATTATAGTAGGAATAAGCAtgtagcaggtgtgtgtgtgtgtgtgtgtgtgtgtgtgtgtgtgtgtgtggtgtgtgtgatccTCAGAGCACCAGCATGCCATTTGACAGTTGGGGAGATAGAGGCAGCTTGGAAGAGCACAGTTAGCTGGTAATTGGCCAAACCGTATCCTCCACACATTGAATGTTGTTTCTTTATAAGCACCAATCATCTTTCCTCTGCTCTTGCCCATACTGTTATGCAACTAGAGGCTTGATGGCAGTGTGGATTTCAAGAAGAACTGGATTCAGTATAAAGAAGGATTTGGACACCTGTCACCTACTGGCACCACAGAGTTTTGGCTGGGCAATGAGAAGATTCATCTGATAAGCATGCAGTCCACCATCCCATACGCACTGAGAATACAGCTCAAAGACTGGAGTGGCAGGACCAGGTATGGAAGGGACTTTAACATTTTGTCTtgggctggggacatagctcagttggtagagtacttgcctagcatgcatgaagtcctgagttcaatatccAGTGCTACATAAACCAAGGAATGGCGGTGGTAACTATCTATAGTTCTAGCACCCAGGAAGTAGAAGCAGTAAGGTTGGGAGATCAAGGTCATCTCCAGTTACATAGTGAGCTCGAGGCTAGCATGACTCACATTAagctgtctccaaaaaaaaaaaaatttgtcttAGCTGTCTGCTACATTTATTAGACATCAATATATTATCAGCTAAATGGACCGTCAGCTGGCAATGGCCTAACAGCAAACAACCTGACAAGGGCAAAGAGCATGACCAGGCTCTTTCCAAGAAGAACTTGGACAGTCCAAAGAGAGTGAGAAAGCTAGGCTGTCTCCTCTAGGCGGGATGTGGATGCTGGGGCATTCACATGTCCAATTTACACACCTTGGACGCATTCGGTGGTTGCTATAGGGTGTTCAATATGAACCAGAAATTGAGCATGAAATTAAATTCAGTCAAATTCAAGCATTCATGTTTCCCACTCATACAATGATTGTTCACTCCGTCAAATCACAGACTGTCTGAAAATTAACTGACTCCTGTGGGGATCTGCAGCCCTGCCAGGCTGAGCGATGCTCTGGGGTTTGGGTTTTAACCACCTCATGTAAGTGAAAAAATTGCAGAGCCTTCTAATTAGACATGAAATATTGAAACATGCTCCATTTCCAAGtgcattttttaaactttattttaatccCCAAACTATCCCAGCAGCAAGCAACATTTTCCTATGTGAGCATCCTCCACTTCCCAAGGATGAGATATGGGGAAAGAGATTAACTATTTTctagaattctctatttagtcaCAAAAGACCATTTTTCTCTCTACTCTGCAAAACCATAGCTGCCTTTACTAACTTTCCCAGAGGAGGTCTCTCTGACTCTTGAGGCTCTCATTTAATGCATCACATAGGGTTCGTGGCTTCTGCAACATTCTAGAAAGTCTCTTTTTGCTGGTACACCATTGCTTTGGAAAAGAAAACCCTTTTGTACCCTCACACTTTAAGTGTTGCGGATGGGTAAGGAAACCCGTCTCCTTTAAATTTGGAACATGGGTTCACTCATTGTAGATAATTACTCTGacctatgtgtgtgcagtgctaaCAAAGGTTAAATGAAAGCTGAAATAATTACATTTTCCCATCTGTTTCCATTTGATCTCAAGATTGTGTAACTAAAAAGCCAGGAGGTGGCTTTTAGTTTTTCTGAGATTTGCTGAAGGCTCTTTAGATCCATCCTGGGTGCGGGGATGTGATCTGGACTGGTGCACATGGGTATTGCCTGGAGTTGCAGAAAACGTTGTCATTCCATTCCCCTCTTTGTGACTTGAGATCCTCCACTCCACCCTCACAGCACCGCGGACTATGCCATGTTCAGGGTGGGTCCTGAATCCGACAAATACCGCCTGACCTATGCCTACTTCATTGGCGGAGATGCCGGGGATGCCTTCGACGGCTACGATTTTGGTGATGATCCCAGTGACAAGTTTTTCACATCCCACAACGGCATGCACTTCAGTACCTGGGACAATGACAACGACAAGTTCGAAGGCAACTGTGCTGAGCAGGATGGATCTGGCTGGTGGATGAACAAGTGTCACGCTGGCCACCTCAATGGAGTTTATTACCAAGGTATTTTTTTCAGTTATGAGTATATGTGTAACAGATGCTCTATGGAAGGTAataagcagaagcagagagatgaagcATTATAATAAGCACAGAAAGTCTTTTATCTTACAGCTTTTCATTTGAAGTCAGAATTGGATACCACTCACTATCCAACTGGCATTACCTTAAAGAACAGAAAGAGTTTGCCTATGGTGGTCACCTCTAACTCCCACAAAGCATCAGTGCTTTGATATTGTGCTGAAACTCATTATCTGACTTGGAATTTGGTGTCTCCTTTAGACCTACCATGTATATGATAGCGTTACCATGTCTGTGCTTGTGGACACATTATCCAGGTTCAGCTGTCTATGAACTATGTCAGGCACAAGCAGTGAACAGTGGATAGGTGTCCAGAGAAATGAAGTGAGAGGCACAGAAGTACCAGGAAGAGTGAAAAGTCATGGAAGCCTGGATGAAGGGTCTAGCCTGGGCTTGGAGATGCTCGTTTTAGCATGGGGGGAGCGATGGTTTCTGTAAGGCTTAAGGCGTTTGGAGCACTGATTTCACTGACCACCTAGCAGTTCTGTATGGAGAGACTCCAGGGATACCGAAGGATCTTTTAAGGCCCCATCTACTAATGAGAAACTCCATGGTGATGTAGAACAACTTTCTACAGACACCTTCTATAGCCCGTAATAGCATCTTCCATTAGCCAGACAATTGTGCTGCCATGCAGCGTCAGACCACCTGATCAGGAATCTGCGGCTCCTACCATagtaatgggaatgatgaaggattgcctctgatgaaagaaagacagacagagggaaacacagacagacagagagaagtgCTCCAGCCCTGATAAAAATGGATAAATTTTAAGTACTGACATAATCACCAAAACGACTTATTGGCTCTTGGAATCTCTAGGGATGTTTTCAGTTAGGAGGAAATGCTGTAGACGTCACAGTAATTCTATTGGAACTCTAATGAGCTGAGAAAATGTAGGGAAAAAAGACACACCCATGCATCTCTGACTCCTTGCAGGTGGCACTTACTCCAAGTCATCTACTCCTAACGGTTATGACAATGGCATTATTTGGGCCACCTGGAAAACCCGCTGGTATTCCATGAAGGAAACCACCATGAAGATAATTCCCTTCAACAGACTCTCCATTGGAGATGGGCAGCAACATCACATGGGAGGATCCAAACAGGTCAGCGTGGAGCATGAAGTGGATGTTGAATACCCGTAAATCCTCTGCCTGGACATTTTAAATTAGACACAAAGAATCAACTATTAACTTCTATTAGCCTGTACCAAGTTCCAATAGTTTcctcaaattttcttctatacctctatATTCGAGTTATTAATTTTGGTCTCTCTTAAAATGATATTTAGCCATAAATGGACATTAAACCCCACGTGAACCATGTTTCTAAGTTACTTGAATCAAAGTTattaaaatttgtttgtttgaatgGACAACATTTTGTTTGACCTTTCCCctaaatattaaaagtaaaactactgtactttattttaTGATCAGCTgtaattattgtttttgttgttgttgtttcctgaGTATTTTTAGTATGCACTAATAAAATAGGAGAAATTTTTAGAACTTCACCTGTATATTTTCCATGTATTTTACCTCTACATCATTAGTAtttaattcttctttttaaatgaaaagttatattttttaatataccttttgttttattgtgtatTCATAGGTTGGAGACATGTAAAGAACATTTCCAAGGTGATTTGCTCTTTTAACGGACTTTATCCAAGCAGAGAGATATATTTTTCCTATGAGACCATGGAACCTCACTTCCTTTACAGAGTTAATGGGATCCATGATGCAAACTCCATTAGCAGTTTTATGCTGGCGATAATTTATCTACATGCATTTCAATAAACATTTTGTTTCCTAAGATGAGACATTCAGTGGCTCCTTTGAATTACTCTTAATTGCAGAGTTCACATGTCATGGCTACATAGTATCCAAGTCAAGGGGAGTtggagggaaaggaaaaacaTTAGCCTCCAGGGGTATGGAACATACAGAGTACAGTagctcacagtgacacatgcAACAAACGAAAGTGACAGCATTCCATGCAAGAACATGAACACAGGTCACAGGGTACCAAGCATTTAGCCAAGGTGCATGGCCAGCTAAATACACACCTGCTAGAGTAAGCTGTTAGGAGCCTCTTCTAGAAGAGACACCAAGCACCTGTAGCCAGTATATCACATAGAACTGTACTCAGAGCAGAACTGAGGGACAATCTGCCCCTCTCTCGGGTGAGCCAGGAGGTGAACAGAAGAAACCATTTACTTGCTCTGAACAGGCGTTCCGAGATTTGGGGAGCTTGATTTAGCTGGCACATGCTTCTAGAAGGGATCGGCTAAGTGCAGGAAACTTGCATCAAGTTATTGTGCTGAGTACTTGGCTCGTTGTATTAAAAGGCCCTCTATCCTTTATGGCTAGTAGCCACCATAAGTGAGTGTGTGCTATGCTGTCTTCctgggcctgggttacctcactcaggatgaccttTTCTAGGCCCATCCGTTTGCCAGCAgattttatgatgtcattgtttttagtagctgagtaagACTCCACTGTGTGGATGTAcccctttaaaaaaatccatcctttggttgagggacatctaggttgtttccagtttctggctctgAATTTTACGAATAAAATGCTGCTGTGAGCATAGTtgggcaagtgtccttgtggtatggtagaatagcctttgggtatatgccctggagtggtaaAGGTAGGTCTGGAGCCAGAGACGCAAAGAAGGTAAGTAACGAGGAGTGCTCAACGGGGGACTCGTGAATCTCACTAAGAAGGGGACACAGAATAAACACCACAGGTAGCTGGGGAGAGACGATTGGATGGAAGTGggtggtggggatgggaacaggaggcaTCGGGTGtggggaggacagaggaagacataGAGGAAGATAGAGGGAGAAACAACTAGAACCAGGGGcggcatctctgggatgagctagaaacctagaCACTCCCAGTAACTGAACCCACCATCTCCTGGAACCAAGCCAGATTTCTAGTGGAGG carries:
- the Fgg gene encoding fibrinogen gamma chain precursor, whose amino-acid sequence is MNWSLQLRSFILCWALLLLSPTGLAQYTATRDNCCILDERFGSYCPTTCGISDFLNSYQTDVDTDLQTLENILQRAENRTTEAKELIKAIQVYYNPDQPPKPGMIEGATQKSKKMVEEILKYEALLLTHESSIRYLQDIYTSNKQKITNLKQKVAQLEAQCQEPCKDSVRIHDTTGKDCQDIANKGAKESGLYFIRPLKATQQFLVYCEIDGSGNGWTVLQKRLDGSVDFKKNWIQYKEGFGHLSPTGTTEFWLGNEKIHLISMQSTIPYALRIQLKDWSGRTSTADYAMFRVGPESDKYRLTYAYFIGGDAGDAFDGYDFGDDPSDKFFTSHNGMHFSTWDNDNDKFEGNCAEQDGSGWWMNKCHAGHLNGVYYQGGTYSKSSTPNGYDNGIIWATWKTRWYSMKETTMKIIPFNRLSIGDGQQHHMGGSKQVGDM
- the Fgg gene encoding fibrinogen gamma chain isoform X1, giving the protein MNWSLQLRSFILCWALLLLSPTGLAQYTATRDNCCILDERFGSYCPTTCGISDFLNSYQTDVDTDLQTLENILQRAENRTTEAKELIKAIQVYYNPDQPPKPGMIEGATQKSKKMVEEILKYEALLLTHESSIRYLQDIYTSNKQKITNLKQKVAQLEAQCQEPCKDSVRIHDTTGKDCQDIANKGAKESGLYFIRPLKATQQFLVYCEIDGSGNGWTVLQKRLDGSVDFKKNWIQYKEGFGHLSPTGTTEFWLGNEKIHLISMQSTIPYALRIQLKDWSGRTSTADYAMFRVGPESDKYRLTYAYFIGGDAGDAFDGYDFGDDPSDKFFTSHNGMHFSTWDNDNDKFEGNCAEQDGSGWWMNKCHAGHLNGVYYQGGTYSKSSTPNGYDNGIIWATWKTRWYSMKETTMKIIPFNRLSIGDGQQHHMGGSKQVSVEHEVDVEYP